CTGGAATTCGCGATCGTCGGATTATTCCGAAGCAATGGCAATTAAGATCGATCGGCAAGTCAGGGAAATCGCAGTTCATTGCTACGAAGAAGCCCGCCGGATTATCCGCGAAAACCGCCATTTGGTAGACAAGCTGGTGGAAGCGCTGTTGGATGAAGAAACCATTGACGGTGATGAATTCCGCAAAATTGTCGATCGATATGCTGAGTCTACCAAAAAAGAGTTGGCACCAACGTGAATTAGTTAGTAGTCATTAAAGGTTTGTAGTAAGGTTTGTAGTGAGGACTTCAGTCCTTCTTCTTGGAAGAATTAGGACTAAAGTCCTTACTACAAACTGAAAAAATTAGGACTAAAGTCCTCACTACAAACTGAAAAGATTAGGACTAAAGTCCTTACTACAAACCGAAACAATTAGGACTAAAGTCCTTACTACAAACCGAAAAAATTAGGACTAGAGTCCTTACTACAAACTGAAAAGATTAGGACTAAAGTCCTTACTACAAACTGAAAGAATTAGGACTAAAGTCCTTACTACAAACCGAAACAATTAGGACTAAAGTCCTTACTACAAACGAAGAGAAATGAAGGTTCGGGGGCGGGACAGCACTGCACTAAGATTGATTGGAATACATTTCGCGCAGAACCAAAGCCGGATCTACCCAGCGCCCGCCGTACTTCAATCCCCAATGCAGGTGAGGCCCACTCGTGCGGCCCGTCATTCCCACCCTGGCAATTCTCGCACCAGCCGGCACAGTTTGACCCTGCCAAATTTGCAGCCCACCTTCGCGATCGACATAATAACGCCCGCCGTTAGCGGCTTGCACCCTACCTTTGAGGTGACAGTAGATGTGCTCCCAATCTCCCGATCGCACCACCATACCAGTGCCGCATCGACCATCTTCCCAAACTTCCACAACTTGACCAGCCCACCAATTGCGGATGTAGCTGCCTTCCGGGGCTGCCATGTCCAAACCGTAGTGAAAATCGCCGCCCCGGGGGCCAAAGGGGGAAGTGTAGGCTTCAAAACTTTCGACGGGAAAAGAGGCTTCCTGCCACATATTACCCGTGGCTAATTTGCTTGGTAAACCTGACTGAGCCTTGACTAACTGCTGCTGCAAATAAGGGCTAATCACTACGATACAAAGCGAAAGAGTTAACAGTAGTATCTGTCTAAGCCGAAAAAAGCGTTTTACTGCGATCGGGCTTGTAGAGTCTTGCACGATTTCTTTAACTCCTGAAAGTTTAATGTACTGGCGAATGTGCGTTGTCTGTTGTGCCAATTCGCTGCAAGATTGCCTCGCGTGCTCTACCCACTAGCGAATCAGTTGACCAACGTGTATCTTACCCTATGCACAACTTGTGTCAAGGCTCCGGGTTAAATGCTGGGGGGTAACGGACAATTATTTGCCAGCCGAATTTGTGCTGCGGTTGAATTCGATCGGGCTTTTGCTTGACACTATAGTGTAGTCCGGGATTTTGGATGCCGTCTGAAATCTCAAATTCATAACACACAGATCAAGCAATGCTTACCGAAATTTTTCCTTTTAGTTTTGCGATCGACGCAACTGCGATCGCCGGTGCGTCACTATGGTCTTTAGCCCTGTATTGGGGTCTGTCACCCATCACAGAATGGATAATCCTGCAACTCAACCGCTGGATGAATTTTGCCGAAAGATCCCTCTATACCTCCCAAGAAGAGTTTGAGAGAACCAAGCAAGCCAGAGAAGCTCAAAATGCCTTTTACGCTTCGCTGCTGAGTATTCTGCCCTTTTTGATTGTGGGTGGATTGTGCAATTGGGGCGTCGAATTATCGTTGGGCACCAGTTGGGCGGTATCTATGGGGACGATCGCCTGTATTGGCGGTGGTGTCTACGAACTAGGGCGCCGAGACGGTGAAGAGTCTTAGGGAATTTTAGATTTTGGATTTTGGATTACTCAAGAGAGATTTGGAGATTTGCCAGCGTATAGAATAGAATTATTCCTCTCTCTCTTCTCTTTCTCTGCGTTCTCTGTGTTCTCTGCGGTTAAATCAATCCGATACAAATGGAATTGAGATGAAACAAAGAATCTCAAAACATTGCAACACTGTTGAAAGTAGGGTACGTCAGGAATGAAAATCTTTGCTAAACATAGATCAGAATTTTGCTGACGCACTCTACGGACTCAGGTATAATTGACAGGTCTGATTTGGGGATAAACCAAATGAAATACCAACCAGAACCAAAATTATTAAATCAAGCCCGCGCCGCCTTCAAACAAATCTGGGGATACGACGACTTTCGACCACCGCAAGGAGAAATAGTTAGCAGTTTATTAGCCGGAAAAGATACAATGATCATTATGCCGACTGGTGGCGGCAAATCTATTTGTTTTCAATTGCCAGCTTTGTTACAAACAGGCTTAACTTTGGTAGTTTCGCCGTTAGTCGCGCTGATGGAAAATCAAGTGCAAGAATTGCGCGATCGCAATTTACCCGCTTCCATCCTCCACAGTCAACTACCTGTACAGCAACGACAGCAAACTATGCAATCGCTGCAACAAAATAAATTGAGATTGCTGTACCTGTCTCCCGAAACATTACTCAGCAAACCTGTTTGGCAAATTATCAGTCAGCCGCACATACCAATCAACGGTTTAATCTTAGATGAAGCTCACTGTTTAGTTCAATGGGGTGATACTTTCCGCCCAGCTTACCGCCGTTTGGGAACAGTGCGGCCGGCTTTGTTGAAATCTAAGCCGGAAAACAGCAAAATTGCGATCGCCGCTTTCACAGCTACAGCCAACCCGGAAGCCCAGCAAACAATCAAAAAAGTCTTGCAACTGCACAAGCCGGAAGCATTTTTGCTGAGTCCATACCGTTCTAATCTGCACCTGCAAGTGCAAACTGTCTGGACACCCAGAGGACGAAAACAACAGTTATTAAATTTTATCAAAGCTCGACGCAAAGAAGCAGGTTTAGTCTACGTCCGCACGAGAAAAGATAGCGAAAATTTGGCGAATTTGCTGGGAGATGCAGGTTACAAAACCGCAGCCTATCATGCAGGTTTGAGTGCAGAATCGCGCAGAAAAATAGAAACTGCTTGGCTGAATAACGATCTTAAATTTGTTGTTTGTAGCTCAGCGTTTGGTATGGGAATTAACAAGTCGGATGTGCGGTGGGTTGTTCACTTTCAAGCACCTTTGCTATTATCAGAATACATTCAAGAAATTGGTAGAGGCGGACGCGACGGCAAATTATCGATCGCCCTGACGTTGATTAGCGAACCGACGGGTTTGCTTTATCCCGATGACAAACAAAGAGCACAATTTTTTCAAGATAAACTGCGATCGCAATTTCGAGAAGCCCAGAAGTTGGCGAAACAACTCCCAGCTAAGGGCGATGTAGATGCTGTGTCGCGGGAATTTCCCGAAAGTGCGATCGCCCTTTCAATTTTGCACAGCAGCGGACAGTTAAAATGGGAAGATCCTTTTAATTATGCGATCGACAAATCCGCACAGCAAACAGGTGGTAAACAAAACTTTAGCGCCGCCGCAGAAATGGCAAAATATCTCAAACATCGGGAGTGCAGATGGCAATTTTTGCTGCAAGCTTTTGGCTTTACCAAGGAAGCTACATCAATGCGGTGTGGCCACTGCGATAATTGTAGGTAAAATTGTCAATTTTACTTAAAAATGTTAGGATAAAAGAGAAGACGGCGGTTGAAACCGCTGCTATACAAACGATGTCCGCCTCCGCGGACTGAAGAGGATAACGTAATTTTAACGCCTTCGTCTTCAACCCCTCTGAGCTCGGGTTTTGTCTGTGTCGGCGCGGTTTCAACCGCCGTCTTCAACCCGCGGAGGCGAGTTTTGTCTGTGTCGGCGCGGTTTCAACCGCCGTCTTCAACCCGCGGAGGCGAGTTTTGTCTGTGTCGGCGCGGTTTCAACCGCCGTCTTCAACCCCTCTGAGCTCGGGTTTTGTCTGTGTCGGCGCGGTTTCAACCGCCGTCTTCAACCCGCGGAGGCGGGTTTTGTCTGTGTCGGCGCGGTTTCAACCGCCCTCCGATATTTGCGTAATTCTTGCTTAATAAAGGCAAAAAACAGTAAAAAATAAATGATAGAAACAGAGACTGCGACACAGATGTACACAGTAGAAAATACGGAGGAATTTAACCAGAATAATGTTACTCAGCGATTAGATATTTGGCTGTCCAACCAAATACCAGATTTGTCCCGATCGCGAATCCAAACTCTCATATCACAAGGCAACGTCAAAGTCAACGACGAAACCTGCACCTCAAAAAAAATATCAGTCAAAACGGGCGATCGCATCCACATCACTTTACCCGACGCCCAGCCCACAAAATTAGCAGCCCAAGCAATTCCCCTCTCTATCCTTTACGAAGACGACAGCCTAATTATCATCAACAAACCCGCCGGATTAGTCGTCCATCCAGCCGCCGGACATCAAGACGGCACCTTAGTCAACGCCCTGTTAGCCCACTGTCCCCTCGCAGAAATCGGTGGCGTTCAACGGCCCGGAATCGTCCACAGATTAGACAAAGATACAACAGGTGCGATCGCGATCGCCAAAACCGACATTGCCCACCAAAACCTGCAAGCCCAACTCAAAACCAAAACCGCCCGCCGCGAATATTTAGGCATAGTTTACGGAGTTCCCAGCGCCGAAACAGGTACAATAGACCTACCCATCGGCAGGCATCCCACAGACCGCAAAAAAATGGGTATAGTACCAGAAGAAAAAGGTGGCCGCCCCTCTGTTACTCACTGGACAATCAAAGAAAGACTCGGCAACTATTGCTTAATCCACTATCAACTAGAAACCGGCCGCACCCATCAAATTCGCGTCCACACAGCCGAAATCAAACATCCGATTGTCGGCGATCCCATGTACAGTTCCAACCGTTCTATCGGCGTCAATTTAACCGGACAAGCCCTCCACGCATGGCGGCTACAATTGCAGCATCCGTTAACTGGAGAGTTGATTGAGGCGATCGCACCTTTACCCGATCAATTCAACACCCTGCTCAAAATATTGCGCCTGCGAGCCCATATTTGATATCATGTCCTGTCAATTACCCGCAATAAAGGTTCGTAGTGAGGACTTTAGTCCTTCTTTCTGAATAAACTAAAGGTTCGTAGTGAGGACTTTAGTCCTTCTTTCTAAAGACAGTAAAGGTTCGTAGTGAGGACTTTAGTCCTTCTTTCTGAATAAAATAAAGGTTCATAGTGAGGACTTTAGTCCTTCTTTCTGAATAAAATCAAGGTTCGTAGTGAGGAATTTAGTCCTTCTTTCTGAATAAAATCAAGGTTCGTAGTGAGGAATTTAGTCCTTCTTTCTGAGGACAATAAAGGTTCGTACTTGATGCGGAAACTATTTTAAAATTATCCGCGTTTATCGGCGTTAATCTGCCTGACATCTGCGGTTTTTATATCAAGTAAAGATTTATGCAATGAGTCTATTGCTCGCTGCCCAACTTCCCTCAAAAAATTATGAGTCGTGAGTTTTGGATTCCGAGTTTAGTCAAAAACTCAAACCTCAAAACTCAAGACTCAAAACTCTCTCAGCTTAAAAACTGATAGATTCAGTGCATCGTCCGACACCAACAATAGCACCAAGCAGCATCAATTAGCGGCGAGGAACCATCGTGGCAATATTGATATTAGCCAGAGACACGCGCTGCGGCGGAGTAGCAGGCATAGGCATATTGCGAGCCATACCCAAATAATTGGACGGATCGCCAGCCTTCGCTTGTTGTTCTTGAGGAACAAAACGGCGAACGCTTGTCTGCCAGATGATTTGCGGGAAGCCGAGCTGCGAGCGGTGGTACTCACTGTAGCGGGGCGTTTTCAGGTTGAAAGGAGTTTCCCCTCCTACTCGCTGAGGCAAAATTCGGCGCTGTTGGTAAGGTACTGTATCGTAGCCGAACTTTTCCAGGTACTCACTGCTATTGAGCAATTCGTCAATAAATCCTTGAGTCCCCTTAGTTGCTATGACGATCGACC
The window above is part of the Microcoleus sp. bin38.metabat.b11b12b14.051 genome. Proteins encoded here:
- a CDS encoding M23 family metallopeptidase, with the translated sequence MQDSTSPIAVKRFFRLRQILLLTLSLCIVVISPYLQQQLVKAQSGLPSKLATGNMWQEASFPVESFEAYTSPFGPRGGDFHYGLDMAAPEGSYIRNWWAGQVVEVWEDGRCGTGMVVRSGDWEHIYCHLKGRVQAANGGRYYVDREGGLQIWQGQTVPAGARIARVGMTGRTSGPHLHWGLKYGGRWVDPALVLREMYSNQS
- a CDS encoding ATP-dependent DNA helicase RecQ yields the protein MKYQPEPKLLNQARAAFKQIWGYDDFRPPQGEIVSSLLAGKDTMIIMPTGGGKSICFQLPALLQTGLTLVVSPLVALMENQVQELRDRNLPASILHSQLPVQQRQQTMQSLQQNKLRLLYLSPETLLSKPVWQIISQPHIPINGLILDEAHCLVQWGDTFRPAYRRLGTVRPALLKSKPENSKIAIAAFTATANPEAQQTIKKVLQLHKPEAFLLSPYRSNLHLQVQTVWTPRGRKQQLLNFIKARRKEAGLVYVRTRKDSENLANLLGDAGYKTAAYHAGLSAESRRKIETAWLNNDLKFVVCSSAFGMGINKSDVRWVVHFQAPLLLSEYIQEIGRGGRDGKLSIALTLISEPTGLLYPDDKQRAQFFQDKLRSQFREAQKLAKQLPAKGDVDAVSREFPESAIALSILHSSGQLKWEDPFNYAIDKSAQQTGGKQNFSAAAEMAKYLKHRECRWQFLLQAFGFTKEATSMRCGHCDNCR
- a CDS encoding RluA family pseudouridine synthase, which codes for MIETETATQMYTVENTEEFNQNNVTQRLDIWLSNQIPDLSRSRIQTLISQGNVKVNDETCTSKKISVKTGDRIHITLPDAQPTKLAAQAIPLSILYEDDSLIIINKPAGLVVHPAAGHQDGTLVNALLAHCPLAEIGGVQRPGIVHRLDKDTTGAIAIAKTDIAHQNLQAQLKTKTARREYLGIVYGVPSAETGTIDLPIGRHPTDRKKMGIVPEEKGGRPSVTHWTIKERLGNYCLIHYQLETGRTHQIRVHTAEIKHPIVGDPMYSSNRSIGVNLTGQALHAWRLQLQHPLTGELIEAIAPLPDQFNTLLKILRLRAHI
- a CDS encoding phycobilisome rod-core linker polypeptide, with the translated sequence MALPLLSYAPKSQNQRVAGYELGGDEQPRVFTTENVLSSGDMENLIWAAYRQIYSEHQILKSNRQKSLESQLKFGQITVRDFIRGLATSAPFLERNYQTNSNYRFVEMCVQRILGRDVYSDREKIAWSIVIATKGTQGFIDELLNSSEYLEKFGYDTVPYQQRRILPQRVGGETPFNLKTPRYSEYHRSQLGFPQIIWQTSVRRFVPQEQQAKAGDPSNYLGMARNMPMPATPPQRVSLANINIATMVPRR